From the genome of Amycolatopsis granulosa:
CCGGCGGCGGCTCCAACGGCAGCGGTGGGCTGTCCCCCGGGGCGTGGATCGGCATCGCCGCCGGTGTCGTGGTCGTGCTCGCCATCGGCGGCACCGCCGCCGGGCGGCGCCGCAAGTCCGCCGACGACCAGGAGTAGGCGTGACGAACGCGGTTTCGACCGCCGCGGCGGAGCTCGACGAGCCCCGCCGCGGCACCGGCACGGCCCGGTTCCTGCTCGGCAAGCTCGGTGGCGCGGCAGGCAGCCTGCTGCTGGTGGTGGCCCTGGGCTTCCTGTTGTTCCGGATGATCCCCGGTGACCCGGTCACCACCTTGACCCGGGACCGGCCGACCAGCCCCGACCAGCTGGCGCAGCTGCGTGCCCGGCTCGGCGTGGACAAGCCGCTCTACCAGCAGTTCCTGGACTACCTGAGCGGGCTGCTGCGCGGTGACCTGGGCACGTCCTACGGCTACAACCGGCCGGTGTCCGCGCTCATCGGCGAGCGGCTGGGCCCGACGCTGCTGCTGGTCGGCACCGCCACGGTGCTGGCGGTCGCCCTCGGGTTGTGGCTCGGGGTGCGGGCGGCGTGGCGGCGCGGCAGCCTGTTCGACCGGACCCAGACCGGGATCGCGCTGACGCTGTGGTCGATGCCCCAGTTCTGGCTGGGCCTGCTGCTGCTCATCGCCACCCAGGGCGCGTTCCCCAGCGGCGGCATGCGGTCGCCGGCCACCCCGCCGGAGTTCCTCCCGCAGCTGCTCGACGTCGCCCACCACCTGGTGCTGCCGTGCGTCACGCTCCTCGCGGTGATCTACGCCCAGTACATGCTGGTGATGCGCTCGTCGCTGCTGGGCGAGATGAACGCCGACTACCTCACCACCGCCCGCGCCAAGGGCCTGCGGGAGGACCTGGTGCGCCGCCGCCACGCGGTGCCCAACGCGCTGCTGCCCACGGTGACGCTGGTGTTCCTCCAGTTCGGCCTGGTGGTGTCCGGCACCGTCACGGTCGAGACCGTGTTCTCCTGGCCCGGGCTGGGGCTGCTCACCTACGAGGCGCTGCGGGTGCCGGACCTGCCGCTGCTGCAAGGAGTGTTCGTGGTCATGGCCGGCTCGGTCATCGTGATGAACCTGATCGCCGAGGTGCTCTACCGCGTGCTCGACCCCCGGGTGCGTGCCCAGTGACCGCGCCCTCCACGCCCTCCACACCCACCGCGCCGGCGGCGATCGCCTGGCGGCGCCGCCGCGCCGCGGTCGCCGCGGTGTGGCGCGAGTTCGCCGCGGACCGCGGCGGCCTGGCCGGTCTCGGGGTCCTGGTCCTGGTGGTGCTGCTGGCCGTGCTGGCGCCGGTGATCACCGACCCGGCCGGGCTGGACGTGGTCAACGCGCCCGGAAAGCCCTTGCAGCCACCCGGCGGGCGGTTCCCGCTGGGCACCGACATCGACGGCCGTTCGGTGCTGCTGCTGACGTTGTGGGGCGCGCGGGTGTCCCTGCTGGTCGGGTTCGCCGCCACGATCCTGTCGGTGCTCATCGGCACCGTGGTCGGGGTCGCCGCCGCGCACTTCGGCGGCTGGGTGTCCGGCCTGCTCATGCGGTTCACCGATTTCTTCCTGGTGCTGCCGTCGCTGGTGCTGGCGATCGCACTGTCCACGGTGCTGCCGCACGGGGTGCCGACGATCATCGTGGCGGTCGGCGTGACCTCGTGGCCCACCACGGCCCGGCTGGTGCGGGCCCAGACCCTGACCATCGAGTCCCGGCCCTACATCGAGCGCGCCCGGGCGCTGGGCGGCGGGCACCTGCACGTCGTCGGCAAGCACGTGCTGCCCGGGGTGCTGCCGCTGGTGCTGGCCAACACCACGCTCGTGGTGGGCAACTCGATCATCGCCGAGTCCACGCTGTCCTTCCTCGGCCTCGGCGACCCGTCCGCACCCTCGTGGGGCCAGATGCTGCAGCGCGCCCTGTCCTCGGGCGCCGTCACCGGAGGAGCGTGGTGGTACCTGATCCCGCCCGGCCTGGCGATCGTGGTGATCGTGCTGTCGTTCACCCTCGCCGGACGCGCGCTGGAGACCGTGCTCAACCCGCGGCTGAAGGGGGAGCACGCGTGAGCCCGCTGCTGGAACTGAAGAACCTCGCCGTCTCCTACGGCGACCTCGAGGCCGTGCGCGGCGTCGGCCTGACCCTGCAACCGGGGGAGACGCTCGGCATCGCCGGCGAATCCGGCTCGGGCAAGTCCACGGTCGCCATGAGCGTGCTGCGGCTGCTGCCCAGGTCCGCGACGGTGACCGGGGAGATCCTGCTCGACGGCGAGGACGTCACCACGATGCGCTGGGGACGGCTGCGCGCGGTGCGGTGGGCGCAGGCGTCGGTGGTGTTCCAGGGCGCCATGCACGCGCTCAACCCGGTCCGCACCATCGGGGACCAGATCGCCGAGCCGATCCGGCTGCACGACCCGTCCGTGCGCGACGC
Proteins encoded in this window:
- a CDS encoding ABC transporter permease, with the translated sequence MTAPSTPSTPTAPAAIAWRRRRAAVAAVWREFAADRGGLAGLGVLVLVVLLAVLAPVITDPAGLDVVNAPGKPLQPPGGRFPLGTDIDGRSVLLLTLWGARVSLLVGFAATILSVLIGTVVGVAAAHFGGWVSGLLMRFTDFFLVLPSLVLAIALSTVLPHGVPTIIVAVGVTSWPTTARLVRAQTLTIESRPYIERARALGGGHLHVVGKHVLPGVLPLVLANTTLVVGNSIIAESTLSFLGLGDPSAPSWGQMLQRALSSGAVTGGAWWYLIPPGLAIVVIVLSFTLAGRALETVLNPRLKGEHA
- a CDS encoding ABC transporter permease subunit, yielding MTNAVSTAAAELDEPRRGTGTARFLLGKLGGAAGSLLLVVALGFLLFRMIPGDPVTTLTRDRPTSPDQLAQLRARLGVDKPLYQQFLDYLSGLLRGDLGTSYGYNRPVSALIGERLGPTLLLVGTATVLAVALGLWLGVRAAWRRGSLFDRTQTGIALTLWSMPQFWLGLLLLIATQGAFPSGGMRSPATPPEFLPQLLDVAHHLVLPCVTLLAVIYAQYMLVMRSSLLGEMNADYLTTARAKGLREDLVRRRHAVPNALLPTVTLVFLQFGLVVSGTVTVETVFSWPGLGLLTYEALRVPDLPLLQGVFVVMAGSVIVMNLIAEVLYRVLDPRVRAQ